A genomic stretch from Lathyrus oleraceus cultivar Zhongwan6 chromosome 2, CAAS_Psat_ZW6_1.0, whole genome shotgun sequence includes:
- the LOC127120170 gene encoding probable serine protease EDA2 isoform X2, with product MMRMWSCLSVFLLFLFYPAAATPSSQLHRFSESASRIGNNNNYLTKEELWFSQTLDHYSPYVLANKFGAAVVSLEHRYYGKSSPFRTLATENLRYLSSKQALFDLAVFRQSYQESLNARLNRTKTDNPWFVFGVSYPGALSAWFRLKFPHLTCGSIASSAVVLAVYNFPEFDQQIGESAGVECKAVLQETTRLIEQKLATNGKALKASFNAANLENDGDFLYFMADAAVTAFQYGNPDILCKPLVEAKKHGDDLVEAYAKFIKDFFLKSEGSTQSYNQQNLKNTAITENSADRLWWFQVCTEVAYFQVAPSNDSIRSHKVDTRYHLDLCKNVFGKGIYPDVDATNLYYGGTKIAGSKIVFTNGSQDPWRRASKQISSPDMPSYTITCHNCGHGTDMRGCPQSPFNIEGNDKNCTSPDAVHKVRQKIIEHMDLWLSQCQDMSRSCI from the exons ATGATGAGGATGTGGTCGTGTTTATCGGTGTTTCTGTTATTCTTGTTCTATCCGGCGGCGGCAACACCTTCTTCACAACTACATCGCTTCTCTGAATCTGCAAGTAGAATTGGAAACAACAACAATTATCTGACCAAGGAAGAGCTCTGGTTTTCTCAGACCCTCGACCACTACTCTCCCTAT GTTCTGGCAAACAAGTTTGGAGCAGCTGTGGTTTCTCTTGAGCATCGCTATTACGGCAAGAGTTCGCCATTTAGAACTCTGGCAACAGAAAATTTGAGATATCTTTCATCCAAGCAAGCACTTTTTGATTTGGCTGTTTTTCGACAGAGTTATCAG GAATCATTAAATGCGAGGCTTAATAGAACAAAAACCGATAATCCATGGTTTGTTTTCGGCGTCTCGTATCCTGGAGCACTCAGTGCATGGTTCCGTCTTAAGTTTCCCCATTTAACATGTGGAAGTATTGCAAGTTCTGCAGTTGTTCTTGCTGTTTACAACTTCCCAGAATTTGATCAGCAG ATTGGTGAGTCAGCAGGCGTTGAATGTAAGGCAGTGTTACAAGAAACCACTCGACTTATCGAACAAAAACTAGCAACTAATGGAAAGGCACTGAAGGCTTCTTTTAATGCAGCTAAT CTTGAAAATGATGGAGACTTCTTGTATTTCATGGCTGATGCTGCTGTTACAGCG TTTCAATATGGAAATCCGGATATATTATGCAAGCCTCTTGTTGAAGCAAAGAAGCACGGAGATGATTTGGTG GAAGCTTATGCCAAATTTATCAAAGATTTTTTCCTTAAATCTGAAGGTAGTACACAAAGTTATAACCAACAGAACTTGAAGAACACTGCTATCACTGAAAACAGTGCTGATAGACTATGGTGGTTTCAAGTTTGTACTGAAGTTGCATACTTTCAGGTGGCTCCTTCAAATGACAGTATACGCTCCCACAAAGTTGACACGAG ATACCATTTGGACCTTTGCAAAAATGTCTTTGGAAAGGGCATATATCCTGATGTTGATGCAACTAATTTATACTATGGAGGCACAAAAATTGCTG GTTCCAAAATAGTATTCACAAATGGTTCACAAGATCCTTGGCGTCGTGCATCTAAACAAATTTCATCACCCGATA TGCCTTCCTACACCATCACTTGTCATAATTGTGGCCATGGAACAGACATGCGAGGTTGCCCTCAAAGTCCCTTTAATATTGAAG GCAATGACAAGAACTGCACATCACCTGATGCTGTTCACAAAGTCAGGCAAAAGATCATAGAGCATATGGATTTATGGCTGTCTCAGTGCCAGGATATGAGCAGGAGTTGTATATGA
- the LOC127120171 gene encoding PHAF1 protein At3g51130 isoform X1: MLQRPRRRCEGTAMGAIVLDLRPGLGIGPFSLGMPICEAFAQIEQQPNLYDVVHVKYFDEEPLKLDIVISFPDHGFHLRFDPWSQRLRLIEIFDVKRLQMRYSTSLIGGPATLATFVAVYALFGPTYPGIFDKDRCIYTLFYPGLSFAFPIPGQFTDCCHDGGVELPLEFPDGTTPVTCRVSIYDSSSGKKVGVGSLMDKASAPPLPIGSIYMEEVHVKLGEELYFTVGSQHISFGASPQDVWTELGRPCGIHQKQVDQMVIHSASDLRPRTTICGDYFYNYFTRGLDILFDGQTHKIKKFVLHTNYPGHADFNSYMKCNFVIYCSDVGGGSFQDVNNSKQRVITPSTKWEQVKEILGDCGRAAIQTQGSASNPFGSTLVYGYQNIAFEQVMKNGYIATITLFQS; the protein is encoded by the exons ATGTTGCAGAGACCTAGACGCCGCTGCGAAGGCACAGCCATGGGCGCTATCGTTCTCGATCTCCGTCCCGGTCTCGGAATCGGTCCTTTCTCCCTCG GGATGCCTATATGTGAAGCATTTGCTCAGATAGAGCAGCAACCTAACTTATATGATGTGGTGCACGTGAAGTATTTTGACGAG GAACCCCTAAAGTTGGATATTGTTATTAGCTTTCCTGATCATGGTTTTCATCTTCGTTTTGATCCTTGGTCACAG AGACTGCGGCTTATTGAAATATTTGATGTAAAGCGGCTTCAAATGCGCTATTCTACTTCTCTGATTGG GGGACCAGCCACTCTAGCTACTTTTGTTGCCGTATATGCACTGTTTGGGCCCACATACCCTGGAATTTTTGACAAGGATAGATGCATTTACACGCTTTTTTACCCG GGGCTTTCCTTTGCATTTCCTATTCCGGGTCAGTTTACAGACTGCTGTCATGATGGGGGAG TGGAATTGCCGTTGGAGTTTCCAGATGGCACAACCCCAGTTACATGCCGTGTTTCTATTTATGATAGTTCCTCTGGTAAGAAGGTTGGTGTGGGGTCCTTAATGGATAAGGCTTCTGCTCCTCCATTACCTATTGGCAGCATTTACATGGAAGAGGTTCATGTTAAG CTTGGGGAAGAATTGTACTTCACTGTTGGCTCCCAACACATTTCATTTGGTGCATCCCCACAG GATGTGTGGACTGAGCTAGGACGTCCCTGTGGTATTCATCAAAAGCAG GTAGATCAAATGGTTATACATTCTGCCTCTGATCTTCGGCCACGGACAACTATCTGTGGAGATTACTTTTATAATTATTTTACCCGTGGTCTGGACATATTATTTGATGGGCAG ACTCACAAAATCAAGAAGTTTGTGTTACACACTAACTACCCCGGTCACGCTGATTTTAATTCATACATGAAGTGCAATTTTGTTATCTATTGCTCAGATG TTGGTGGAGGATCTTTTCAGGATGTAAATAATAGCAAACAGAGGGTCATTACACCTAGCACAAAGTGGGAACAAGTGAAG GAAATACTTGGGGATTGTGGGAGAGCTGCCATTCAGACACAAGGTTCCGCCAGTAACCCATTTGGTTCTACTCTTGTATACGGTTATCAAAATATAGCTTTTGAG CAGGTGATGAAGAATGGTTATATTGCAACCATAACTCTCTTCCAGTCATGA
- the LOC127120171 gene encoding PHAF1 protein At3g51130 isoform X2 yields the protein MLQRPRRRCEGTAMGAIVLDLRPGLGIGPFSLGMPICEAFAQIEQQPNLYDVVHVKYFDEEPLKLDIVISFPDHGFHLRFDPWSQRLRLIEIFDVKRLQMRYSTSLIGGPATLATFVAVYALFGPTYPGIFDKDRCIYTLFYPGLSFAFPIPGQFTDCCHDGGVELPLEFPDGTTPVTCRVSIYDSSSGKKVGVGSLMDKASAPPLPIGSIYMEEVHVKLGEELYFTVGSQHISFGASPQDVWTELGRPCGIHQKQVDQMVIHSASDLRPRTTICGDYFYNYFTRGLDILFDGQTHKIKKFVLHTNYPGHADFNSYMKCNFVIYCSDVGGGSFQDVNNSKQRVITPSTKWEQVKEILGDCGRAAIQTQGSASNPFGSTLVYGYQNIAFEVMKNGYIATITLFQS from the exons ATGTTGCAGAGACCTAGACGCCGCTGCGAAGGCACAGCCATGGGCGCTATCGTTCTCGATCTCCGTCCCGGTCTCGGAATCGGTCCTTTCTCCCTCG GGATGCCTATATGTGAAGCATTTGCTCAGATAGAGCAGCAACCTAACTTATATGATGTGGTGCACGTGAAGTATTTTGACGAG GAACCCCTAAAGTTGGATATTGTTATTAGCTTTCCTGATCATGGTTTTCATCTTCGTTTTGATCCTTGGTCACAG AGACTGCGGCTTATTGAAATATTTGATGTAAAGCGGCTTCAAATGCGCTATTCTACTTCTCTGATTGG GGGACCAGCCACTCTAGCTACTTTTGTTGCCGTATATGCACTGTTTGGGCCCACATACCCTGGAATTTTTGACAAGGATAGATGCATTTACACGCTTTTTTACCCG GGGCTTTCCTTTGCATTTCCTATTCCGGGTCAGTTTACAGACTGCTGTCATGATGGGGGAG TGGAATTGCCGTTGGAGTTTCCAGATGGCACAACCCCAGTTACATGCCGTGTTTCTATTTATGATAGTTCCTCTGGTAAGAAGGTTGGTGTGGGGTCCTTAATGGATAAGGCTTCTGCTCCTCCATTACCTATTGGCAGCATTTACATGGAAGAGGTTCATGTTAAG CTTGGGGAAGAATTGTACTTCACTGTTGGCTCCCAACACATTTCATTTGGTGCATCCCCACAG GATGTGTGGACTGAGCTAGGACGTCCCTGTGGTATTCATCAAAAGCAG GTAGATCAAATGGTTATACATTCTGCCTCTGATCTTCGGCCACGGACAACTATCTGTGGAGATTACTTTTATAATTATTTTACCCGTGGTCTGGACATATTATTTGATGGGCAG ACTCACAAAATCAAGAAGTTTGTGTTACACACTAACTACCCCGGTCACGCTGATTTTAATTCATACATGAAGTGCAATTTTGTTATCTATTGCTCAGATG TTGGTGGAGGATCTTTTCAGGATGTAAATAATAGCAAACAGAGGGTCATTACACCTAGCACAAAGTGGGAACAAGTGAAG GAAATACTTGGGGATTGTGGGAGAGCTGCCATTCAGACACAAGGTTCCGCCAGTAACCCATTTGGTTCTACTCTTGTATACGGTTATCAAAATATAGCTTTTGAG GTGATGAAGAATGGTTATATTGCAACCATAACTCTCTTCCAGTCATGA
- the LOC127120170 gene encoding probable serine protease EDA2 isoform X1, whose translation MMRMWSCLSVFLLFLFYPAAATPSSQLHRFSESASRIGNNNNYLTKEELWFSQTLDHYSPYDHRKFQQRYYQFLDFFRIPDGPVFLVICGEYSCDGIKNDYISVLANKFGAAVVSLEHRYYGKSSPFRTLATENLRYLSSKQALFDLAVFRQSYQESLNARLNRTKTDNPWFVFGVSYPGALSAWFRLKFPHLTCGSIASSAVVLAVYNFPEFDQQIGESAGVECKAVLQETTRLIEQKLATNGKALKASFNAANLENDGDFLYFMADAAVTAFQYGNPDILCKPLVEAKKHGDDLVEAYAKFIKDFFLKSEGSTQSYNQQNLKNTAITENSADRLWWFQVCTEVAYFQVAPSNDSIRSHKVDTRYHLDLCKNVFGKGIYPDVDATNLYYGGTKIAGSKIVFTNGSQDPWRRASKQISSPDMPSYTITCHNCGHGTDMRGCPQSPFNIEGNDKNCTSPDAVHKVRQKIIEHMDLWLSQCQDMSRSCI comes from the exons ATGATGAGGATGTGGTCGTGTTTATCGGTGTTTCTGTTATTCTTGTTCTATCCGGCGGCGGCAACACCTTCTTCACAACTACATCGCTTCTCTGAATCTGCAAGTAGAATTGGAAACAACAACAATTATCTGACCAAGGAAGAGCTCTGGTTTTCTCAGACCCTCGACCACTACTCTCCCTAT GATCATCGCAAATTTCAGCAGCGTTACTATCAGTTCCTTGACTTTTTTAGGATTCCAGATGGACCTGTTTTTTTGGTCATATGTGGTGAATATTCTTGCGATGGGATAAAAAATGACTACATTAGT GTTCTGGCAAACAAGTTTGGAGCAGCTGTGGTTTCTCTTGAGCATCGCTATTACGGCAAGAGTTCGCCATTTAGAACTCTGGCAACAGAAAATTTGAGATATCTTTCATCCAAGCAAGCACTTTTTGATTTGGCTGTTTTTCGACAGAGTTATCAG GAATCATTAAATGCGAGGCTTAATAGAACAAAAACCGATAATCCATGGTTTGTTTTCGGCGTCTCGTATCCTGGAGCACTCAGTGCATGGTTCCGTCTTAAGTTTCCCCATTTAACATGTGGAAGTATTGCAAGTTCTGCAGTTGTTCTTGCTGTTTACAACTTCCCAGAATTTGATCAGCAG ATTGGTGAGTCAGCAGGCGTTGAATGTAAGGCAGTGTTACAAGAAACCACTCGACTTATCGAACAAAAACTAGCAACTAATGGAAAGGCACTGAAGGCTTCTTTTAATGCAGCTAAT CTTGAAAATGATGGAGACTTCTTGTATTTCATGGCTGATGCTGCTGTTACAGCG TTTCAATATGGAAATCCGGATATATTATGCAAGCCTCTTGTTGAAGCAAAGAAGCACGGAGATGATTTGGTG GAAGCTTATGCCAAATTTATCAAAGATTTTTTCCTTAAATCTGAAGGTAGTACACAAAGTTATAACCAACAGAACTTGAAGAACACTGCTATCACTGAAAACAGTGCTGATAGACTATGGTGGTTTCAAGTTTGTACTGAAGTTGCATACTTTCAGGTGGCTCCTTCAAATGACAGTATACGCTCCCACAAAGTTGACACGAG ATACCATTTGGACCTTTGCAAAAATGTCTTTGGAAAGGGCATATATCCTGATGTTGATGCAACTAATTTATACTATGGAGGCACAAAAATTGCTG GTTCCAAAATAGTATTCACAAATGGTTCACAAGATCCTTGGCGTCGTGCATCTAAACAAATTTCATCACCCGATA TGCCTTCCTACACCATCACTTGTCATAATTGTGGCCATGGAACAGACATGCGAGGTTGCCCTCAAAGTCCCTTTAATATTGAAG GCAATGACAAGAACTGCACATCACCTGATGCTGTTCACAAAGTCAGGCAAAAGATCATAGAGCATATGGATTTATGGCTGTCTCAGTGCCAGGATATGAGCAGGAGTTGTATATGA